One segment of Streptomyces bathyalis DNA contains the following:
- a CDS encoding LLM class flavin-dependent oxidoreductase, whose protein sequence is MRTATTIEASGGNWRELVDYVTEAEKLGLDICWVAEAWGSEAPSPLGYLAAKTERMLLGSGIIQLGTRTPMAIARAAITLSQISQGRFLLGLGPSGPQVIEGLHGVPFDRPLSRMRETVAIVRQATLGDKISYSGREFQIPLPGEAKPMRLSMRAEYDIPVYLATLSPKMLLLTGEIADGWLGTSFVPEGAKNAYFDHLDRGLAAAGRTRSDLDICQGAEVAFAEDENALRAMIAGRKKELAFSLGGMGSATTNFYNNAYSRQGWADVAAEVRTRWQAGDRDGAAGLITDEMVLATTLIGTEGMVRERLRVWHNAGIDTVRLYPAGETLEARLATLGRAIDLVRGIEDEAAE, encoded by the coding sequence ATGCGTACGGCCACCACGATCGAAGCCTCCGGAGGCAACTGGCGGGAGCTGGTCGACTACGTCACCGAGGCGGAGAAGCTCGGCCTGGACATCTGTTGGGTGGCGGAGGCGTGGGGCTCCGAGGCACCCTCCCCGTTGGGCTACCTCGCGGCGAAGACCGAGCGCATGCTTCTCGGATCCGGAATCATCCAGCTCGGCACTCGCACTCCGATGGCCATCGCCCGCGCCGCGATCACGTTGTCGCAGATTTCCCAGGGTCGCTTCCTCCTCGGCCTGGGCCCCTCTGGACCGCAGGTGATCGAAGGGCTGCACGGCGTGCCCTTCGACCGGCCGCTGTCCCGGATGCGCGAGACCGTAGCGATCGTGCGGCAGGCCACACTCGGCGACAAGATCTCCTATTCCGGGCGGGAGTTCCAGATCCCGCTGCCGGGTGAGGCGAAGCCGATGCGGCTGTCGATGCGAGCTGAGTACGACATTCCCGTATACCTGGCGACGCTCTCACCGAAGATGCTGCTCCTGACCGGTGAGATCGCCGACGGTTGGCTGGGTACCAGTTTCGTGCCTGAGGGCGCCAAGAACGCGTACTTCGACCACTTGGACCGAGGGCTGGCCGCCGCCGGACGCACCCGCTCCGACCTCGACATCTGCCAGGGTGCAGAGGTCGCCTTCGCCGAGGACGAGAACGCGCTGCGCGCGATGATCGCTGGACGCAAGAAGGAGTTGGCCTTCAGCCTCGGCGGCATGGGCTCCGCGACCACAAACTTCTACAACAACGCCTATAGCCGCCAGGGATGGGCCGACGTGGCGGCCGAGGTCCGGACCCGCTGGCAGGCCGGGGACCGGGACGGCGCGGCAGGCCTGATCACCGACGAGATGGTGCTGGCAACCACGCTGATCGGAACCGAGGGCATGGTCCGCGAACGGCTGCGCGTATGGCACAACGCCGGCATCGACACCGTCCGGCTCTACCCCGCCGGAGAGACCCTTGAGGCGCGCCTCGCCACCCTGGGCCGGGCCATCGACCTGGTCCGCGGCATTGAGGACGAGGCCGCGGAATAG
- a CDS encoding SRPBCC family protein, with protein MEWTGARYADRPTVEVCTWIAAPPAQVWTLVSDIELMPRFSSELQSVEWLEGVSGPALGARFIGRSKHEALGEWATTSHIVEYEQPRVFAWAVEDPQHPTAIWRFVLEPYDGGTLLREWMQMGPARSGLSIAIDRMPDKEQKIVFVRMREFEANMTATLGAIKNLAERARTTGEESP; from the coding sequence GTGGAGTGGACGGGCGCGCGCTATGCGGACAGGCCAACGGTGGAGGTCTGCACCTGGATCGCCGCCCCGCCGGCACAGGTGTGGACGTTGGTGTCCGACATCGAGCTGATGCCACGTTTCAGTTCCGAGTTGCAGTCGGTGGAATGGCTGGAGGGCGTGAGCGGCCCCGCTCTGGGAGCCCGGTTCATCGGCCGGAGCAAGCATGAAGCGTTGGGGGAGTGGGCCACCACGTCCCACATCGTCGAGTACGAGCAGCCGAGAGTGTTCGCCTGGGCGGTCGAGGATCCTCAGCACCCGACGGCGATCTGGCGCTTCGTCCTGGAGCCGTACGACGGCGGCACGTTGCTGCGGGAGTGGATGCAGATGGGGCCTGCTCGCTCGGGCCTCTCCATCGCCATCGATCGCATGCCGGACAAGGAGCAGAAGATCGTCTTTGTGCGCATGCGGGAGTTCGAGGCAAACATGACCGCCACTCTCGGAGCGATCAAGAACCTTGCCGAGAGGGCCCGCACCACAGGTGAGGAAAGTCCGTGA
- a CDS encoding winged helix-turn-helix transcriptional regulator, translating into MRRTSFAQWPCSIARTMDLLGDWWTPLVLREAFYGIRRFDAFQEALGIARNTLTDRLRRLVKEGLLEKQPYQTDPVRYDYVLSAKGRDFYGVLLVMNRWGDRWLAGEAGPPVAMHHETCGQESHAEVVCAACGEPMTSENTRPRLGPGYPPHLAQRPDVQERFAD; encoded by the coding sequence ATGAGGCGGACATCCTTTGCGCAGTGGCCCTGCTCGATCGCGCGGACCATGGATCTGCTCGGGGACTGGTGGACGCCGTTGGTCCTGCGCGAGGCGTTCTACGGCATCCGGAGGTTCGATGCGTTCCAGGAGGCGCTGGGGATCGCCCGCAACACACTGACGGACCGGCTGCGGCGGCTGGTGAAGGAAGGCCTGCTGGAGAAGCAGCCTTACCAGACGGATCCGGTCCGCTACGACTACGTGCTCAGCGCCAAGGGGCGCGACTTCTACGGCGTGCTGCTGGTGATGAACCGGTGGGGGGATCGCTGGCTGGCCGGTGAAGCGGGCCCGCCTGTGGCCATGCATCACGAGACGTGCGGGCAGGAGAGTCATGCCGAGGTGGTGTGCGCCGCCTGCGGCGAGCCGATGACATCGGAGAACACCCGCCCCCGGTTGGGCCCCGGCTATCCACCGCACCTGGCCCAGAGGCCGGATGTGCAGGAGCGCTTCGCGGACTAG
- a CDS encoding dihydrodipicolinate synthase family protein, which produces MNPMDLRGLVPAPVTAFTAEGEVDHAANADLARWLVSVKGVKGLVCLGHAGEGTYLTPEEQVALIRTLVEAVEGRVPIIAGITAEGTKTAALEAKRAADAGALGALVYPSHGWLRFGFQKGAPQERYRAIHEESGLQTILFQYPDATKASYDLETQLEVAAQPGTVATKNGVRNMRRWDTEIPVLREQFPDLQILTCHDEYLLHTMFDVDGALVGYGGLAPEPLVELIAAGKDRDYAKAREIHDRLLPVTKAVYHRGSHMEGTVALKIGLRARGILREATVRQPLQPVGEEAAAEIEFALKQAQLI; this is translated from the coding sequence ATGAATCCCATGGATCTGCGCGGCCTCGTCCCCGCCCCCGTCACCGCGTTCACCGCCGAGGGCGAGGTCGACCACGCGGCCAACGCCGATCTCGCGCGCTGGCTGGTCTCCGTGAAGGGTGTGAAGGGGCTGGTGTGTCTGGGTCATGCCGGCGAGGGAACGTACCTGACGCCCGAGGAGCAGGTCGCGCTCATCCGCACGCTTGTCGAGGCGGTCGAGGGCCGGGTGCCGATCATCGCGGGGATCACCGCTGAGGGCACGAAGACCGCGGCCCTGGAGGCGAAGCGGGCAGCGGACGCCGGGGCGCTCGGCGCGCTGGTCTACCCCTCGCACGGCTGGCTGCGCTTCGGGTTCCAGAAGGGTGCGCCGCAGGAGCGCTACCGGGCCATCCACGAGGAGTCAGGCCTGCAGACCATCCTCTTCCAGTACCCGGACGCCACCAAGGCCAGTTACGACCTGGAGACCCAGCTGGAGGTCGCCGCCCAGCCGGGCACCGTCGCCACCAAGAACGGCGTGCGCAACATGCGCCGCTGGGACACGGAGATCCCGGTTCTGCGCGAGCAGTTCCCCGACCTGCAGATCCTCACCTGCCACGACGAGTACCTGCTGCACACCATGTTCGACGTCGACGGCGCCCTGGTCGGCTACGGCGGCCTTGCACCCGAGCCGCTGGTCGAGCTCATCGCCGCCGGCAAGGACAGGGACTATGCCAAGGCCCGCGAGATCCACGACCGTCTGCTGCCGGTGACCAAGGCCGTCTATCACCGCGGCTCCCACATGGAGGGCACCGTCGCACTCAAGATCGGCCTGCGGGCCCGCGGGATCCTGAGGGAAGCCACCGTCCGCCAGCCACTCCAGCCGGTCGGCGAGGAAGCCGCCGCCGAGATCGAGTTCGCCCTGAAGCAGGCCCAGCTCATCTGA
- a CDS encoding MFS transporter, whose translation MTTFVADGGAAKAANAALVARLERLPVTRRLTLIRVIVGSATFFDAYTVLAIAFAMPQLVDEWNLSPSQVGMILSAGYLGQLVGALVFGGLAEKIGRLPTLLITIVLFVSMDIACLFAWGGTSMMIFRFVQGVGTGGEVPVASAYINEFIGARKRGRFFLLYEVIFPAGLMFAGIAAYFLVPVFGWRALFVVGLVPAVLTIPLRWLMPESPRWLAAKGRHEEADTVVRKLEADATKQGLPLPEPVFRPVDTLPTARSDWRELFKGIYLKRTLMIWVLWVSVYMINNGLVTWLPTLYKQVFHLPLETSLAYGWITSGVGVVASVICALLIDKVGRKRWYAVAFFVATVPLLVLTALGATTATQVVVLAPIAYAILQTISFSLYLYSAELYPTRLRAIGTGFGSAWLRAGSSIGPLMVGLIVADLGIRYVFTAFAAVALVGGLVTTVFAIETKGRVLEELSP comes from the coding sequence ATGACAACCTTTGTCGCCGACGGAGGAGCAGCGAAGGCCGCGAACGCCGCGCTGGTGGCCCGTCTCGAACGACTTCCCGTGACACGGCGCCTGACCTTGATCCGCGTCATCGTCGGCAGTGCCACCTTCTTCGATGCCTATACCGTCCTGGCCATTGCGTTCGCCATGCCGCAACTGGTGGACGAGTGGAACCTCAGCCCCTCCCAGGTCGGCATGATCCTCTCGGCCGGATACCTGGGCCAGCTCGTCGGCGCACTCGTCTTCGGAGGACTGGCGGAGAAGATCGGCCGCCTGCCCACCTTGCTCATCACCATCGTGCTGTTCGTCTCGATGGACATCGCGTGCCTCTTCGCCTGGGGCGGCACGTCCATGATGATCTTCCGATTCGTGCAGGGCGTCGGCACCGGAGGCGAAGTACCGGTGGCGAGCGCCTACATCAACGAGTTCATCGGGGCCCGAAAGCGCGGCCGTTTCTTCCTCCTGTACGAGGTCATCTTCCCTGCCGGCCTGATGTTCGCCGGGATCGCCGCCTACTTCCTGGTCCCGGTGTTCGGCTGGAGGGCCCTGTTCGTCGTGGGCCTCGTCCCGGCCGTCCTGACCATCCCGCTGCGCTGGCTGATGCCCGAGTCCCCTCGCTGGCTCGCCGCCAAGGGCCGTCACGAGGAAGCCGACACCGTCGTACGGAAACTGGAGGCCGACGCCACCAAGCAGGGCCTGCCGCTGCCCGAGCCGGTCTTCCGCCCGGTGGACACATTGCCCACGGCCCGCTCGGACTGGCGCGAGCTCTTCAAAGGCATCTACCTCAAGCGGACCCTCATGATCTGGGTCCTGTGGGTGTCTGTCTACATGATCAACAACGGCCTGGTGACCTGGCTGCCCACCCTCTACAAGCAGGTCTTCCATCTCCCTCTGGAGACCAGCCTCGCCTATGGCTGGATCACCTCGGGCGTGGGCGTCGTCGCCTCCGTCATATGCGCGCTGCTGATCGACAAGGTCGGCCGCAAACGCTGGTACGCCGTCGCCTTCTTCGTCGCCACCGTGCCGCTCCTCGTCCTCACGGCGCTGGGCGCCACCACCGCGACCCAGGTCGTCGTCCTGGCCCCCATCGCCTACGCGATCCTGCAGACCATCTCCTTCTCCCTGTACCTCTACTCCGCCGAGCTGTACCCCACGCGGCTCCGCGCGATCGGCACCGGCTTCGGCAGCGCGTGGCTGCGGGCGGGCTCGTCCATCGGCCCGCTGATGGTGGGTTTGATCGTCGCTGACCTCGGCATCCGCTACGTGTTCACCGCCTTCGCCGCCGTCGCGCTCGTCGGCGGCCTGGTCACCACCGTCTTCGCCATCGAAACCAAGGGCAGAGTCCTGGAGGAACTGTCACCCTGA
- a CDS encoding LacI family DNA-binding transcriptional regulator, protein MARTAGVSRSTVSRALNRGHRFYRSPSAARIREVADTIGYAPNPVASNLRRQQTNTIGVLVPRLTDTVMAMLYEEIATAGLKRGYHTVVATTHDDPTRERESGDVLLQRRVDGLILTTARTDGGFCQDLADKGVAHVLALRAYAGSPAALGDDHLGGYLATRHLIDLGHRRIALIAGPAYASSALGRRAGYEDALREAGIPVDEASILPSSFSMESGEDAGRHLLDLAPRPTAVFAVNDNTAVGLLSAVQRAGLRIPDDLSVVGYNDIPLTARLPVPLTTVRVPFDAIATTAVDQLIDLITGAPTETRTFAPTLIPRRSTARAA, encoded by the coding sequence GTGGCACGGACCGCTGGTGTCAGCCGCTCCACGGTGTCACGGGCCCTCAACCGCGGGCACCGCTTCTACCGCAGCCCTTCCGCCGCGCGCATCCGTGAGGTCGCTGACACCATCGGCTACGCGCCCAACCCGGTGGCGTCCAACCTCCGCCGTCAGCAGACCAACACCATCGGCGTGCTGGTGCCCCGGCTCACCGACACCGTGATGGCCATGCTCTACGAGGAGATCGCCACCGCGGGCCTCAAACGCGGCTACCACACCGTCGTCGCCACCACCCACGACGACCCCACCCGCGAGCGCGAGAGCGGCGACGTCCTGCTCCAGCGCCGCGTCGACGGCCTGATCCTCACCACCGCCCGTACCGACGGCGGCTTCTGTCAGGACCTGGCGGACAAGGGTGTCGCACACGTACTGGCACTGCGGGCCTACGCCGGCAGCCCGGCTGCGCTTGGCGACGACCACCTGGGCGGCTATCTCGCCACTCGCCACCTCATAGACCTCGGCCACCGGCGCATCGCCCTGATCGCCGGGCCCGCCTACGCCTCGAGCGCTCTGGGCCGCCGCGCCGGCTACGAGGACGCGCTGCGGGAAGCCGGCATCCCTGTCGACGAAGCGTCGATCCTGCCCTCCAGCTTCAGCATGGAGAGCGGTGAGGACGCGGGGCGCCACCTACTCGACCTCGCCCCGAGGCCGACTGCGGTCTTCGCGGTCAACGACAACACGGCCGTCGGCCTCCTCTCCGCAGTCCAGCGCGCGGGCCTGCGCATCCCCGACGACCTCTCGGTGGTGGGCTACAACGACATCCCCCTGACAGCCCGTCTGCCCGTACCGCTGACGACGGTCCGCGTCCCTTTCGACGCCATCGCCACCACCGCCGTCGACCAGCTCATCGACCTCATCACCGGCGCACCCACCGAAACCAGAACCTTCGCCCCCACTCTCATCCCCCGCCGCAGCACCGCGCGCGCAGCCTGA
- a CDS encoding HhH-GPD-type base excision DNA repair protein codes for MDITLRLAQQPEADELLSRSPLAVMTGMLLDQQVPMEWAFTGPYTIAQRMGSDDLDAHEIAARDPEEFAALLSQKPAVHRYPGSMAKRVQQLCQYLVDHHDGDASAVWRDVPTGAEVLKRLNALPGYGKQKSQIFLALLGKQMGVTPEGWREAAGAYGDADAHRSAADITGQESLEKVRAFKQEAKRARKKT; via the coding sequence ATGGACATCACCCTTCGCCTCGCGCAACAGCCCGAAGCCGACGAGCTGCTCAGCCGCAGCCCCCTCGCCGTGATGACCGGGATGCTGCTCGACCAGCAGGTGCCGATGGAGTGGGCGTTCACAGGTCCGTACACCATCGCCCAGCGCATGGGCAGTGACGATCTGGACGCCCACGAGATCGCGGCGCGCGACCCGGAGGAATTCGCGGCACTGCTGTCGCAGAAGCCCGCCGTGCACCGCTATCCCGGCTCCATGGCCAAGCGCGTGCAGCAGCTGTGCCAGTACCTCGTCGACCATCACGACGGCGATGCGAGCGCGGTGTGGCGCGACGTCCCCACCGGCGCCGAAGTGCTCAAGCGCCTCAACGCCCTGCCCGGCTACGGCAAGCAGAAGTCCCAGATCTTCCTGGCTCTGCTGGGCAAGCAGATGGGTGTGACCCCCGAAGGCTGGCGCGAGGCCGCCGGCGCGTACGGCGACGCCGACGCACACCGCTCTGCCGCCGACATCACAGGACAGGAATCCCTGGAAAAAGTCCGCGCCTTCAAGCAGGAGGCAAAGCGGGCCCGAAAGAAGACCTGA
- a CDS encoding AQJ64_40280 family protein — protein MTNLNAVVTWVDARERLPWSGAPVAAAITGRYPVDNAAESDTASGEEFWLVRPMVFMTLHWSEDGAEHRDCFVDSDGIVRLPYGLASEETVTHWAELPTLPGGMTHGLLGEDAQSALQNAWDLRPST, from the coding sequence ATGACGAATCTGAACGCCGTGGTGACGTGGGTGGACGCACGCGAGAGGCTGCCTTGGAGCGGTGCACCCGTGGCAGCAGCGATCACGGGCCGGTATCCGGTTGACAACGCCGCTGAGTCCGATACGGCGTCGGGTGAGGAATTTTGGCTGGTGAGGCCAATGGTCTTCATGACTCTGCACTGGAGTGAGGACGGGGCAGAGCACAGAGACTGTTTCGTCGACTCCGACGGGATTGTCCGTTTGCCCTACGGCCTTGCCAGTGAGGAAACCGTCACTCACTGGGCTGAGCTTCCCACCCTGCCAGGCGGGATGACGCACGGCCTTCTCGGGGAAGATGCGCAGTCAGCTCTCCAGAACGCGTGGGACCTTCGTCCCAGCACCTGA
- a CDS encoding response regulator transcription factor, which yields MRVLIVEDEPYLAEGIRDGLRLEAIAADIAGDGDTALELLSINTYDIAVLDRDIPGPSGDEIAKRIVASGSGKPILMLTAADRLDDKASGFELGADDYLTKPFELQELVLRLRALDRRRAHHRPPVRELAGLRLDPFRREVHRDGRYVALTRKQFAVLELLVAAEGGVVSAEELLERAWDENADPFTSAVRITVSALRKRLGQPWIIATVPGVGYRIDTQPEEAGSEGGEGGERG from the coding sequence ATGCGTGTGCTGATAGTCGAGGACGAACCTTATCTGGCGGAAGGCATCCGCGATGGCCTGCGCCTGGAAGCGATCGCGGCCGACATCGCCGGTGACGGCGACACCGCTCTGGAACTGCTGAGCATCAACACCTACGACATCGCCGTCCTCGACCGCGACATTCCCGGCCCCTCCGGTGACGAGATCGCCAAACGCATCGTCGCCTCCGGCAGCGGCAAGCCCATCCTCATGCTCACCGCGGCCGACCGTCTCGACGACAAGGCCTCCGGGTTCGAACTCGGCGCCGACGACTACCTCACCAAGCCCTTCGAACTCCAAGAACTCGTGCTCAGGCTCAGAGCACTCGACCGCAGACGTGCCCACCACAGGCCTCCCGTGCGAGAGCTCGCAGGCCTGCGACTGGACCCGTTCCGCAGAGAGGTCCACCGGGACGGCCGCTACGTCGCGCTGACCCGAAAGCAGTTCGCAGTGCTCGAACTCCTCGTCGCTGCCGAAGGCGGTGTCGTCAGCGCCGAAGAGCTGCTGGAACGCGCGTGGGATGAGAACGCAGACCCGTTCACCAGCGCCGTGCGCATCACCGTCTCGGCGCTGCGCAAACGGCTCGGCCAACCCTGGATCATCGCCACCGTGCCGGGCGTCGGCTACCGCATCGACACGCAACCAGAGGAGGCCGGAAGCGAGGGAGGCGAGGGAGGCGAGCGTGGATAG
- a CDS encoding sensor histidine kinase — MDRAPGLSVRLKLTLSYAGFLMLASVLLLAAVWVFLLRYVPDRAMLINPDDRPANGVFPVRSALLDVFAPRAAAVLAFLLVFGLVGGWILAGRMLAPLTRITDAARLASTGSLSHRIRLPGRKDEFRELADVFDGMLERLEVHVAEQQRFAANASHELRTPLAISKTLLDVARSDPTRDTGEIIDRLHAVNTRAIDLTEALLVLSRANQRSFTREHVDLSLMAEQATETLLPLAEKHGVTVETSGDISLAIGSHALLLQLTTNLVHNAIVHNLPEQGTVWVNTSVRFNSVVLTVENTGEKLTTETASTLTSPFQRGTGRIHTDHAGVGLGLTIVETIAHAHDGTLTLTPRSGGGIRIAVELPAVSPHTDRSGEDSGS; from the coding sequence GTGGATAGGGCACCTGGGTTGAGCGTGCGCCTCAAGCTCACCCTCAGCTACGCCGGATTCCTCATGCTTGCCAGTGTCCTGCTGCTCGCGGCGGTATGGGTGTTCCTCCTCCGTTATGTCCCCGACCGTGCGATGCTCATCAACCCCGATGACAGGCCCGCGAATGGTGTTTTCCCCGTCCGGTCCGCCCTCCTGGACGTTTTCGCTCCGAGGGCAGCCGCAGTACTGGCGTTCCTGCTGGTGTTCGGCCTCGTGGGAGGGTGGATCCTCGCCGGCCGGATGCTCGCCCCGCTGACCCGCATCACCGACGCCGCCCGGCTGGCCTCGACCGGATCGCTCTCCCACCGGATCCGGCTACCGGGCCGCAAAGATGAGTTCCGCGAACTCGCCGACGTCTTCGACGGCATGCTCGAGCGGCTCGAGGTGCACGTCGCCGAACAGCAGAGATTCGCAGCCAACGCCTCTCACGAGCTGCGCACCCCGCTCGCGATCTCGAAGACACTTCTCGACGTGGCCCGCAGCGATCCGACCCGCGACACGGGCGAAATCATCGACCGCCTCCACGCCGTCAACACCCGAGCGATCGACCTCACTGAAGCGTTGCTCGTGCTCAGCCGCGCCAACCAGCGGTCCTTCACCCGGGAACATGTCGACCTGTCCCTCATGGCGGAACAAGCCACCGAAACGCTCCTCCCCCTTGCCGAAAAGCATGGCGTCACCGTCGAGACATCCGGCGACATCAGCCTCGCCATCGGCTCACACGCGCTCCTGCTGCAGCTGACCACGAACCTCGTGCACAACGCGATCGTCCACAACTTGCCTGAGCAGGGCACTGTGTGGGTCAACACCAGCGTCCGCTTCAACAGTGTGGTGCTCACTGTCGAGAACACCGGCGAGAAGCTCACCACGGAGACGGCCTCGACGCTCACAAGTCCGTTCCAGCGCGGCACCGGGCGCATACACACCGATCACGCAGGCGTCGGCCTCGGCTTGACCATCGTCGAGACAATCGCCCACGCGCACGACGGAACACTCACCCTCACCCCGCGCTCCGGCGGCGGGATCCGCATCGCTGTGGAACTACCCGCGGTATCCCCGCACACGGACAGGTCCGGTGAGGATTCAGGGAGTTGA
- a CDS encoding VanZ family protein: MDHSTSPSAPARRTRRIVIVSLAITGAAIAAFGPVDAVLKILSMPLHRPVWHVWVGTFNGVALITVAALPLAALAVWALARRRSVSGTTPARAWRTSLAEVGMVYGTVPWVWMIMLPGDEAGAVMSLVPLRDLLTMDTGQVVGNLLVFAALGFLAPLRFGALASVPRVLALGAGCSVLVEAAQYVLRLDRVSSVDDVLLNAAGAGLAALASRRWWRATATASSDRPGHLAAGHPSTP; encoded by the coding sequence ATGGACCACAGCACATCACCGTCAGCCCCAGCCCGTCGTACGCGCAGGATCGTGATCGTCAGTCTGGCGATCACCGGAGCAGCAATCGCTGCGTTCGGCCCGGTCGACGCGGTACTGAAGATCTTGTCCATGCCGTTGCACAGGCCGGTCTGGCACGTCTGGGTCGGAACGTTCAATGGCGTGGCACTCATCACGGTGGCCGCGCTGCCGTTGGCCGCACTGGCGGTGTGGGCTCTGGCCCGCCGTCGGAGTGTCTCCGGCACCACGCCGGCGCGGGCGTGGCGGACGTCGCTGGCCGAGGTCGGCATGGTCTACGGAACGGTGCCGTGGGTCTGGATGATCATGCTGCCGGGCGACGAGGCCGGTGCCGTCATGAGCCTGGTACCGCTGCGGGATCTGCTGACGATGGACACGGGCCAGGTCGTCGGCAACCTGCTGGTGTTCGCGGCGCTGGGGTTCCTCGCCCCGCTGCGGTTCGGGGCGCTGGCGTCGGTGCCGCGGGTCCTGGCGCTCGGGGCGGGCTGCTCTGTCCTGGTCGAGGCCGCACAGTACGTCCTGCGGCTGGACCGGGTGTCCTCTGTCGACGACGTGCTGCTCAACGCCGCCGGAGCCGGGCTGGCCGCGCTGGCGTCGCGCCGATGGTGGCGCGCCACGGCCACAGCGTCCTCGGATCGGCCTGGACACCTCGCAGCCGGCCACCCGTCAACTCCCTGA
- a CDS encoding Lrp/AsnC family transcriptional regulator, producing MSESVTLDSIDSAILRELQKDGRLANKVLAGRVGIAPSTCLARTQRLQRAGVISGFHAKVSPQAVGRGIEAVLAVQFVAHSRPLVDPFVAWAQALPETRSLQHVTGPDDFLVQVACADTADLQQLVLAFTARQEVGRLQTYLVFASWEGGPVLAPQGRERRGS from the coding sequence ATGAGCGAAAGTGTGACTTTGGATTCGATAGATTCAGCGATCCTGCGTGAGTTGCAGAAGGACGGTCGGCTGGCCAACAAGGTGCTGGCAGGGCGGGTCGGGATCGCTCCCTCAACCTGCCTGGCCCGGACCCAGCGTCTGCAGCGGGCCGGCGTGATCTCCGGCTTCCATGCGAAGGTCAGTCCGCAGGCTGTCGGCCGTGGAATCGAGGCGGTGCTGGCGGTGCAGTTCGTCGCCCACTCCCGGCCTCTCGTGGACCCATTCGTCGCCTGGGCACAGGCTCTGCCCGAAACCCGCAGCCTCCAGCACGTCACCGGGCCCGACGACTTCCTCGTCCAGGTGGCCTGCGCCGACACCGCCGACCTGCAGCAGCTGGTACTCGCCTTCACCGCCCGACAGGAGGTCGGCCGACTGCAGACCTACCTCGTTTTCGCGTCGTGGGAGGGAGGCCCAGTCCTCGCGCCACAGGGCCGGGAACGGAGGGGCTCTTGA
- a CDS encoding trans-sulfuration enzyme family protein gives MTSWTTRALHAGRDDLVGLGLHVPPLDLSTTYPSRDSAGEADRLDILGTGATDGGLPVYGRLGNPTVARFETALAELEGAQAAAAFASGMAALSAVLIAQVASGRPHVVGVRPLYGTSDVLLTSGLLGTSVTWAPVEKVAAAVRPETGLVMVETPANPTLCEVDIRALADSVAPVPLLVDNTFATPVLQRPLALGAAIVLHSATKYLGGHGDAMGGIVAGEDTFVEALRRVRFMTGGVLHPVAGYQLLRGLSTLEVRVRAASANAAELAGRLADHPAVSRVHYPGLEGAARPRGQMSSGGAMVSFETHADPHTVIGAVRLFTPAVSLGSVDSLIQHPVSLSHHVMDPGSRDGAGVSPRLLRVSVGLEDVDDLWSDLDQALRAGD, from the coding sequence ATGACTTCCTGGACCACCCGCGCACTTCACGCGGGACGTGACGACCTCGTCGGCCTCGGCCTGCATGTGCCTCCACTCGACCTGTCCACCACCTATCCGAGTCGCGACAGCGCCGGCGAGGCCGACCGCCTGGATATCCTCGGCACGGGTGCCACTGACGGTGGTCTCCCCGTCTACGGCCGGCTCGGCAACCCGACTGTTGCTCGCTTCGAAACAGCCCTGGCCGAACTGGAGGGCGCGCAGGCAGCGGCCGCTTTCGCCAGCGGGATGGCGGCGCTCTCCGCGGTTCTGATCGCGCAAGTTGCCTCTGGGCGCCCGCACGTCGTCGGCGTACGTCCGCTGTACGGGACGAGCGATGTCCTGCTCACCTCCGGACTGCTGGGCACTTCCGTGACGTGGGCGCCCGTGGAGAAGGTCGCTGCGGCGGTGCGCCCCGAGACCGGCCTCGTCATGGTGGAGACGCCGGCCAATCCGACGCTCTGCGAGGTCGACATCCGGGCGCTGGCCGACAGCGTGGCACCGGTACCGCTACTGGTGGACAACACCTTCGCGACGCCCGTCCTGCAGCGGCCGCTGGCACTGGGGGCGGCAATCGTGCTGCATAGTGCGACGAAGTACCTCGGCGGTCATGGCGACGCGATGGGCGGAATCGTGGCTGGCGAAGACACGTTCGTGGAGGCACTGCGGCGAGTGCGGTTCATGACCGGCGGAGTGTTGCACCCGGTCGCGGGATACCAACTCCTGCGGGGGCTCTCGACGCTGGAAGTGCGAGTGCGAGCCGCGTCGGCAAACGCCGCTGAGCTCGCAGGCCGATTGGCGGACCACCCGGCCGTAAGCAGGGTGCACTACCCGGGGCTTGAGGGTGCCGCCCGGCCCCGCGGCCAAATGAGCAGCGGAGGCGCGATGGTCTCCTTCGAGACCCACGCCGACCCGCACACCGTCATCGGCGCAGTCCGGCTCTTCACCCCAGCGGTCAGCCTGGGCAGCGTCGACAGCCTCATCCAGCACCCGGTCTCGCTCAGCCACCACGTCATGGACCCCGGTTCCCGCGACGGGGCCGGCGTCTCGCCCCGACTTCTGCGCGTCTCGGTGGGCCTTGAGGACGTTGACGACCTGTGGAGCGATCTCGACCAAGCACTCCGCGCCGGAGATTAG